In Pseudomonas sp. MM213, a genomic segment contains:
- a CDS encoding YgdI/YgdR family lipoprotein: MNIKTLGLPLVAAALLALAGCSTPTVVTLQNGTQYLTKDMPKANTKEGFYEFEDISGAKVKVKVNDVATVRKED, from the coding sequence ATGAATATCAAGACGCTGGGTTTGCCACTGGTAGCGGCAGCCCTTCTGGCCCTGGCCGGTTGCTCGACGCCAACGGTGGTGACGCTGCAGAACGGCACTCAATATTTGACCAAGGACATGCCAAAAGCCAATACCAAAGAAGGCTTTTACGAGTTCGAAGATATTTCCGGGGCGAAAGTGAAGGTCAAGGTTAATGACGTGGCCACGGTTCGCAAGGAAGACTGA
- a CDS encoding polyurethane esterase yields MGVYDYKNFGTADSKALFTDAMAITLYSYHNLDNGFATGYQHNGFGLGLPATLVTALIGGTDSQGVIPGVPWNPDSEKAALAAVQKAGWTPITAAQLGYDGKVDARGTFFGEKAGYTSAQVEILGKYDAQGHLSEIGVAFRGTSGPRESLISDSIADVINDVLAALGPKDYAKNYVGEAFGDLLADVAAFARANGLSGKDVLVSGHSLGGLAVNSLADLSNDKWAGFYKDANYIAYASPTQSSTDKVLNVGYENDPVFRALDGSSFNLSSLGVHDAHQDSATNNIVSFNDHYASTAWNVLPYSILNIPTWISHLPTGYGDGMTRVPESKFYDLTSKDSTVIVANLSDPARSSTWVQDLNRNAETHKGSTFIIGSDGNDLIQGGKGNDYLEGRDGNDTFRDGGGYNIVLGGKGSNVLDLQQSVKNFDFANDGAGNLYIRDAQGGISITRDIGSIVTKEPGFLWGLFKDDVTHKVTANGLAVGNDLTQYASTLKGGAGADTLKAHPGGDWLFGLDGNDHLVGGQGNDVLVGGAGNDLMEAGGGIDTFLFSGAFGHDRVVGYQANDKLVFLGVQGVAPNDDVRAHATVVGQDTVLTFGGDSVTLVGVGLDSLANVVIA; encoded by the coding sequence ATGGGTGTGTACGACTACAAAAACTTCGGCACAGCAGATTCAAAGGCGTTGTTCACCGACGCCATGGCAATCACGCTGTACTCCTATCACAACCTCGATAACGGCTTTGCCACCGGTTATCAGCACAATGGCTTCGGCCTGGGTTTGCCGGCGACGCTGGTGACTGCGTTGATTGGCGGTACTGACTCCCAGGGTGTGATTCCCGGCGTGCCGTGGAACCCGGATTCGGAAAAAGCCGCGCTGGCGGCGGTGCAGAAAGCCGGCTGGACGCCGATCACCGCTGCGCAGCTGGGTTACGACGGCAAGGTTGATGCACGCGGTACGTTCTTCGGCGAAAAGGCCGGGTACACCAGCGCCCAAGTGGAGATCCTCGGCAAGTACGATGCGCAGGGCCATCTCAGCGAAATCGGCGTGGCCTTTCGCGGCACCAGTGGACCTCGGGAAAGCCTGATCAGCGATTCGATCGCCGACGTGATCAACGACGTACTGGCAGCGTTGGGGCCCAAGGATTACGCGAAAAACTACGTGGGCGAGGCCTTCGGCGACTTGCTTGCCGATGTTGCCGCGTTTGCCCGGGCCAATGGCTTGTCGGGCAAGGACGTGCTGGTCAGTGGCCACAGCCTTGGCGGCCTGGCGGTCAATAGCCTGGCGGACCTGAGCAACGACAAGTGGGCCGGGTTCTACAAGGATGCCAACTACATTGCCTACGCCTCACCGACGCAAAGCAGCACCGATAAAGTGCTGAACGTCGGTTATGAGAATGACCCGGTGTTCCGCGCGCTCGACGGCTCGTCCTTCAACCTGTCGTCGCTGGGCGTGCACGATGCGCATCAGGACTCGGCGACCAACAACATTGTCAGCTTCAACGATCATTACGCCTCGACGGCGTGGAATGTGCTGCCGTATTCCATCCTCAATATTCCGACCTGGATTTCCCACCTGCCCACGGGGTATGGCGATGGCATGACGCGGGTGCCGGAGTCGAAGTTCTACGACCTCACCAGCAAGGACTCGACCGTCATTGTTGCCAACCTCTCTGACCCGGCGCGCAGCAGCACCTGGGTTCAGGACCTCAATCGCAACGCCGAAACCCACAAGGGCAGCACCTTCATCATTGGCAGCGACGGCAACGACCTGATCCAGGGCGGCAAGGGTAATGATTACCTGGAAGGCCGCGACGGCAACGACACCTTCCGCGACGGCGGCGGCTACAACATCGTGCTGGGTGGCAAGGGCAGTAACGTGCTGGATCTGCAGCAGTCAGTGAAAAACTTCGATTTCGCCAATGACGGCGCGGGGAACCTGTACATCCGCGATGCGCAGGGCGGCATCAGCATCACCCGCGACATCGGCAGCATTGTCACGAAGGAGCCGGGGTTTCTCTGGGGGCTGTTCAAGGATGACGTGACCCACAAGGTCACCGCCAACGGCCTTGCGGTGGGCAATGACCTGACGCAGTACGCGTCCACGCTGAAGGGCGGAGCGGGGGCTGATACGTTGAAGGCGCATCCCGGCGGTGATTGGTTGTTTGGTCTGGACGGCAACGACCATCTGGTGGGCGGCCAAGGTAACGACGTGTTGGTGGGCGGGGCAGGAAATGACCTGATGGAGGCGGGTGGCGGGATCGATACGTTCCTGTTCAGTGGCGCGTTTGGCCATGATCGGGTCGTGGGTTATCAGGCGAACGACAAACTGGTGTTTCTCGGGGTTCAGGGGGTGGCGCCGAATGATGACGTACGCGCCCATGCCACGGTTGTGGGGCAAGACACGGTGCTGACGTTTGGCGGTGATTCGGTGACGCTGGTCGGGGTTGGGCTGGATAGCCTGGCCAATGTCGTCATCGCCTGA
- a CDS encoding VRR-NUC domain-containing protein codes for MTTNPLDDPFYYLNNFMQVLDWLEHRYADVLSVEEQCFIREFNRLPREPRALLVRMVMRKGVHFRASKLHYVEIGDIAMAAEPLLAQGWIDEQAPLPLDVVFEALLKAEILQCFGAAIDQPKGKKSDWLPALSERFPEVQPFNQWCAPLNDRLFSLTIMGLCDRLRLMFFGNLYQDWSEFVLADLGIFTYEKVEFCAESRGLRSREDVDACLFLHDCQQQFEAGEAVEAVVEQINGLALSNPWLQKRRSKLLFQIGQHCERVADFANALGIYRECAWLGARSRLIRVLERCGEYQLAMDLAVAAGQTPESAAEQQQLLRVVPRLRRKLGGPAVKRPSPREMQRLDLQLPRTDPTLSVEFYVQAHLAEESAPVHYVENSLINSLFGLLCWPAIFAPLPGAFFHPFQRGPADLLNEDFQARRADLFQACLAELDDGRYRQTIRERYVAKWGVQSPFVFWGALSEPLLEQALDCLPAEHLKHWFNRLLLDIKANRAGMPDLIQFWPQHKTYRMIEVKGPGDRLQDNQLRWLEFCHEHQMPIAVCYVQWAEQGA; via the coding sequence GTGACCACAAATCCCCTCGACGATCCGTTCTATTACTTGAACAACTTCATGCAAGTGCTTGATTGGCTTGAACATCGTTATGCCGATGTATTGAGTGTCGAGGAGCAATGCTTCATCCGTGAGTTCAATCGACTGCCCAGGGAACCCCGTGCGCTCCTGGTCCGGATGGTCATGCGCAAGGGCGTTCACTTCCGGGCGAGCAAACTGCATTACGTCGAGATCGGCGACATTGCCATGGCCGCTGAGCCGCTGTTGGCCCAGGGCTGGATCGATGAGCAGGCGCCGCTGCCGCTCGACGTGGTGTTCGAGGCGTTGCTCAAGGCCGAAATCCTTCAATGTTTCGGCGCCGCCATCGATCAGCCCAAAGGGAAAAAGTCCGACTGGCTGCCTGCATTGAGCGAACGGTTTCCCGAGGTACAACCCTTCAATCAGTGGTGCGCGCCACTGAATGATCGGTTGTTCAGCCTGACTATCATGGGCTTGTGTGATCGCCTGCGCCTGATGTTTTTCGGCAACCTTTACCAGGACTGGTCGGAGTTCGTGCTTGCCGACCTTGGCATTTTTACCTATGAAAAAGTCGAGTTCTGCGCCGAATCCCGCGGCTTGCGCAGTCGCGAGGACGTGGACGCCTGCCTGTTTCTCCATGACTGTCAGCAGCAGTTCGAGGCCGGTGAAGCGGTGGAGGCGGTTGTCGAGCAGATCAACGGGCTGGCACTGAGCAATCCCTGGCTGCAAAAACGGCGCAGCAAATTGCTGTTCCAGATCGGTCAGCACTGCGAGCGCGTGGCGGATTTCGCCAATGCCCTGGGCATTTACCGCGAGTGCGCCTGGCTTGGCGCACGGTCGCGATTGATTCGTGTGCTGGAGCGCTGCGGCGAGTATCAGTTGGCCATGGACCTGGCCGTTGCTGCCGGGCAAACGCCGGAAAGCGCCGCCGAACAACAGCAATTACTGCGAGTGGTGCCCAGGCTGCGGCGCAAACTCGGCGGGCCGGCAGTGAAACGACCCTCTCCACGGGAAATGCAGCGTCTCGATCTGCAACTGCCCAGAACCGACCCGACGCTGTCGGTGGAGTTTTACGTTCAAGCGCATCTGGCGGAGGAATCGGCGCCGGTGCATTACGTCGAAAACAGCCTGATCAACTCGTTGTTCGGGTTGCTGTGCTGGCCGGCAATCTTTGCGCCGTTACCGGGGGCGTTTTTCCACCCGTTCCAGCGCGGGCCGGCGGATTTGCTCAATGAAGACTTCCAGGCGCGCCGGGCCGACCTGTTTCAGGCCTGCCTCGCCGAGCTGGATGACGGACGTTACCGCCAGACCATCCGTGAGCGGTATGTCGCCAAGTGGGGCGTGCAGTCGCCTTTCGTGTTCTGGGGCGCGTTGAGCGAACCACTGCTTGAGCAGGCCCTGGACTGCCTGCCCGCCGAGCACCTCAAACACTGGTTCAACCGCCTGCTGCTGGACATCAAGGCCAACCGCGCCGGCATGCCGGACCTGATCCAGTTCTGGCCGCAGCACAAGACCTACCGCATGATCGAAGTCAAAGGCCCCGGTGATCGCCTGCAGGACAACCAGTTGCGCTGGCTCGAGTTCTGCCATGAACACCAGATGCCGATTGCTGTTTGCTACGTGCAGTGGGCGGAGCAGGGCGCTTGA
- a CDS encoding hybrid sensor histidine kinase/response regulator gives MNEDRGKASTIEDGRFRLLIDAVIDYAIYMIDPDGIITSWNAGARRFKGYEEAEILGQHFSRFYTEEDRLKGMPQRALDTAIREGRFEGEGWRVRKDGTHFWCHVVIDPILDSTGKLLGFAKITRDLTDRKMAEEVLKQSEQQFRLLVQSVTDYAIYMLDADGRLTNWNPGAQRIKGYLPEEVIGQHFSMFYTPEDRAAGEPKRTLDIAVCEGRFENKGWRVRKDGTRFLAHVVVDPIWGDTGTLLGFAKITRDITEATRAQQALEQTREALFQAQKMQAIGQLSGGIAHDFNNLLTVILGNLEIVRKRIGDDSKITRLLDNATQGALRGVALTQRMLAFARRQELKTESVEIPTLVEGITGLLRSSLGPSVVLETRFTETIEPVWADKNQLELAVLNLATNARDAMPHGGKLLISARSEDAGDHSSLRPMTGRYVCLSINDTGEGMDNATLAVAMDPFFTTKGVGKGTGLGLSMVHGFIEQLGGRFILKSQKGKGTTAELWIPVATQGSIAKPAQEEAAPPVPRLCVLVVDDDSLVLTSTCLLLEDLGHQVISAVSGAQALTVLDSEQVIDLVITDMAMPQMNGAQLAQAIRSIRPDLPIILATGYAERLEGFATRLPRLSKPFTQLNLVEIIASTLR, from the coding sequence ATGAACGAAGATCGAGGCAAAGCCAGCACCATCGAGGACGGGCGCTTTCGCCTGTTGATCGATGCGGTGATTGACTATGCGATCTACATGATTGATCCCGACGGCATCATTACCAGTTGGAATGCCGGCGCTCGACGCTTCAAAGGGTATGAGGAAGCGGAAATCCTCGGTCAGCATTTTTCGCGGTTCTACACCGAGGAGGACCGTCTCAAGGGGATGCCCCAACGAGCCCTGGACACCGCTATTCGGGAAGGGCGTTTCGAGGGGGAAGGCTGGCGGGTGCGCAAAGACGGTACGCATTTCTGGTGCCATGTGGTGATCGATCCGATCCTCGATTCGACGGGCAAGTTGCTGGGGTTTGCCAAGATCACCCGGGACCTGACCGACCGCAAAATGGCTGAAGAAGTGCTCAAGCAAAGCGAACAGCAGTTCCGGCTGCTGGTGCAAAGTGTCACGGACTACGCCATCTACATGCTCGACGCTGACGGACGGCTGACCAACTGGAACCCTGGTGCCCAGCGCATCAAGGGTTACTTGCCCGAAGAAGTGATCGGTCAGCATTTTTCGATGTTTTACACCCCGGAAGACCGCGCAGCCGGCGAACCGAAGCGCACGCTGGACATTGCCGTCTGTGAGGGGCGATTCGAGAACAAAGGCTGGCGAGTGCGCAAGGACGGCACGCGGTTCCTGGCGCATGTCGTGGTCGATCCGATCTGGGGCGATACCGGGACGTTGCTCGGTTTCGCCAAGATCACCCGGGATATCACTGAAGCGACCCGCGCTCAGCAGGCGCTCGAACAAACCCGTGAGGCGCTTTTCCAGGCGCAGAAAATGCAAGCCATCGGGCAATTGAGCGGGGGGATTGCCCATGACTTCAACAATTTGTTGACGGTGATCCTTGGCAATCTGGAAATCGTGCGCAAGCGAATCGGGGACGATTCGAAGATCACCCGATTGCTGGACAACGCCACTCAAGGCGCCTTGCGCGGAGTGGCGCTGACCCAGCGCATGCTGGCCTTTGCCAGGCGACAGGAACTGAAGACCGAGTCCGTCGAGATACCGACGTTGGTGGAGGGCATCACCGGCCTGTTGCGCAGTTCCCTCGGGCCTTCCGTAGTCCTCGAAACCCGTTTTACGGAAACGATCGAGCCTGTTTGGGCCGACAAAAACCAGCTCGAACTGGCAGTCCTGAACCTGGCGACCAATGCCCGCGACGCCATGCCCCATGGCGGCAAGCTCCTGATCAGCGCCCGGTCTGAAGACGCCGGCGATCATTCCTCGCTCAGGCCAATGACAGGTCGTTATGTTTGCCTGAGCATCAATGACACCGGGGAGGGCATGGACAACGCCACACTCGCCGTGGCGATGGACCCATTCTTCACCACCAAAGGGGTCGGCAAAGGTACGGGGCTGGGATTGTCGATGGTGCATGGCTTCATCGAACAATTGGGCGGGCGATTCATTCTAAAAAGCCAGAAGGGCAAGGGCACCACGGCCGAACTGTGGATTCCCGTCGCCACACAAGGCTCGATCGCCAAGCCTGCCCAGGAGGAAGCCGCACCGCCGGTGCCTCGTCTGTGCGTGCTGGTGGTGGATGACGACAGCCTGGTGCTGACCAGTACCTGTCTGTTGCTCGAAGATTTGGGCCATCAGGTGATCAGTGCAGTATCCGGGGCTCAAGCGCTGACAGTGCTCGACAGCGAACAGGTCATCGACCTGGTCATTACCGACATGGCCATGCCGCAAATGAACGGTGCGCAACTGGCGCAGGCGATCCGAAGCATCAGGCCCGACCTGCCGATCATCCTCGCCACGGGTTACGCCGAGCGGCTGGAAGGCTTTGCGACCAGGCTCCCACGCCTGTCCAAACCATTCACGCAACTCAACCTGGTGGAAATCATCGCCTCGACATTACGGTAA
- a CDS encoding zeta toxin family protein: MSAAPNYTYTQEQVTAAFNEIKATLFSGITAEATPKMLIVAGLQGSGKTYLLEKSLLPSGRYKNYVRLYLPEYRKKHPHYAEMIKLGVLHAYEHTEAFVREVSAMIFTQAFVGKYNIVMECAFDSLDFAAFPPTATAAGYQFETHIVGCTQEFAHVSSIKRALNSLENQEMERFLTGSTLAASMGYAQAIILAIETASKAISGSQITVYERGFGVLKERAIRAQSTYTLDADGSLTKTTTLRHFEHIVYSRIIDNPVFAVNGHHEIIKECHLALLKIAGHTQQVPSFVYNDLYACIVRYVNR, from the coding sequence ATGTCAGCAGCACCGAACTATACGTACACCCAAGAGCAGGTCACGGCCGCATTCAATGAAATAAAAGCGACGTTGTTCAGTGGCATCACGGCCGAGGCAACCCCGAAAATGCTGATCGTTGCCGGCCTGCAGGGATCGGGCAAAACGTATCTGCTTGAAAAAAGTCTTCTGCCTTCGGGCCGCTACAAAAACTACGTGCGGCTATACCTGCCCGAATACCGGAAAAAACACCCTCACTACGCTGAGATGATCAAACTTGGCGTTCTGCATGCGTATGAGCATACAGAGGCGTTTGTACGTGAGGTCAGCGCGATGATCTTTACGCAGGCATTCGTCGGCAAATACAACATCGTCATGGAGTGCGCATTCGACAGCCTCGATTTCGCGGCTTTTCCGCCGACGGCAACAGCCGCCGGTTATCAATTCGAGACTCATATCGTTGGCTGCACCCAAGAGTTCGCTCATGTGTCGAGCATCAAGAGAGCACTCAACAGCCTCGAAAACCAGGAAATGGAAAGATTTCTGACGGGATCAACACTGGCTGCCAGCATGGGGTATGCACAAGCGATCATCCTGGCCATCGAGACGGCCTCGAAAGCGATCAGCGGTTCGCAAATCACTGTGTACGAACGCGGATTCGGCGTGTTGAAAGAGCGAGCGATACGGGCTCAGAGCACTTACACCCTGGATGCCGACGGCTCGCTGACCAAAACGACAACCCTGAGGCATTTTGAGCACATCGTTTACTCGCGGATTATTGATAACCCTGTTTTTGCGGTGAATGGTCACCACGAAATCATCAAGGAGTGCCATCTGGCGCTGCTCAAGATCGCGGGTCATACCCAGCAGGTTCCGAGTTTCGTATACAACGATCTGTATGCCTGCATTGTCAGATACGTAAACCGATAA
- a CDS encoding ATP-dependent DNA helicase translates to MSYSIAVRALCEFTAKVGDLDLRFTPSPTALEGIVGHRTVASRRSEGYQSEVALEGLYQTLKVKGRADGYDPAQNCLEEVKTYRGDLSKQPANHRQLHWAQAKVYGWLMCQKLGLAQINLALVYFDIVSEKETCLVEAFSAGELQVFFEQHCRLFLHWAEQEMAHREARNGAAQQLAFPHAGFRPGQRHLAESVFKAVSTGRCLMAQAPTGIGKTLGTLFPMLKALAPQQLDKVFFLTAKTPGRKLALDAAQVILDSADAPPLRVLEMIARDKACEHPDKACHGESCPLAQGFYDRLPAARQAASELSVLNQNALREVAVKHAVCPYYLSQEMARWSDVVVADYNYYFDFSALLFGLAQANNWKVAVLVDEAHNLVERGRQMYSAGLDQSALNGVRKTAPEPLKKSLQRVNREWNALHNLQLGAYQAYDKPPEKLLQALSSCSASIGDYLNDHPQGLDSALQTFYFDMLQFCRVAELFDEQFLFDISKRDLERKKPLSQLCLRNVVPAGFIRPRLTAARSTVLFSATLSPRHYYGDLLGTPANTVWIDVESPFHADQLKVHIVSQISTRFVHRQSSLAPIVELIARQFSQRPGNYLAFFSSFDYLQQVAQLLAEKHPHITVWAQSRGMGEARRQDFLDQFTAHSQGVGFAVLGGAFGEGIDLPGARLIGAFIATLGLAQLNPVNEQLKHRMAAIFGAGYDYTYLFPGVQKVVQAAGRVIRTQQDEGVVMLIDDRFGDSKVKQLLPRWWSVASAISLSAE, encoded by the coding sequence TTGAGCTACAGCATTGCGGTGCGGGCGTTGTGTGAATTCACCGCCAAGGTCGGGGACCTCGACCTGCGCTTCACGCCCTCGCCGACGGCACTGGAAGGGATCGTCGGCCACCGTACGGTGGCGTCCCGGCGTAGCGAGGGTTACCAGAGTGAGGTCGCGCTTGAAGGTCTGTACCAGACGTTGAAGGTCAAGGGCAGGGCGGACGGCTACGACCCGGCGCAAAACTGCCTGGAGGAAGTCAAAACCTATCGCGGGGACTTGAGCAAACAACCGGCCAACCATCGTCAACTGCATTGGGCGCAGGCCAAGGTCTATGGCTGGTTGATGTGCCAGAAACTGGGCCTGGCGCAGATCAACCTGGCGCTGGTGTATTTCGACATCGTCAGCGAAAAGGAAACCTGCCTGGTCGAGGCGTTCAGCGCAGGAGAATTGCAGGTGTTCTTCGAGCAGCATTGTCGACTGTTCCTGCATTGGGCCGAACAGGAAATGGCCCATCGCGAGGCGCGCAACGGCGCGGCGCAGCAACTGGCGTTTCCCCATGCCGGTTTTCGTCCGGGCCAACGGCATCTGGCCGAGTCGGTGTTCAAGGCGGTCAGCACTGGCCGGTGCCTGATGGCGCAGGCGCCGACCGGTATCGGCAAGACGCTCGGTACGCTGTTTCCGATGCTCAAGGCGCTGGCGCCGCAGCAACTGGACAAGGTGTTCTTCCTCACGGCAAAAACGCCGGGGCGCAAACTGGCGCTCGATGCTGCGCAGGTGATCCTCGACAGCGCTGATGCGCCGCCGCTGCGGGTTCTGGAGATGATCGCCCGGGACAAGGCCTGCGAACATCCGGACAAAGCCTGCCACGGCGAATCCTGCCCATTGGCCCAAGGCTTCTATGATCGCTTGCCGGCTGCGCGCCAGGCCGCCAGCGAGCTGTCAGTGTTGAACCAGAATGCCTTGCGCGAGGTGGCCGTGAAACATGCGGTGTGCCCGTATTACCTGAGCCAGGAAATGGCCCGTTGGTCAGACGTGGTGGTCGCCGACTACAACTATTATTTCGATTTCAGTGCGCTGCTGTTCGGGCTGGCCCAGGCCAATAACTGGAAAGTCGCGGTGCTGGTGGACGAAGCCCACAACCTGGTGGAGCGCGGCCGGCAGATGTACAGCGCCGGTCTCGACCAGTCGGCCCTCAACGGCGTGCGTAAAACCGCGCCCGAGCCGTTGAAAAAATCCCTGCAACGGGTCAATCGTGAGTGGAACGCCCTGCATAACCTGCAACTTGGTGCGTATCAGGCCTACGACAAGCCTCCGGAAAAACTGCTTCAGGCGCTGTCCTCGTGCAGTGCGAGCATCGGCGATTACCTCAACGATCATCCTCAGGGCCTGGACAGTGCATTGCAGACGTTTTATTTCGACATGCTGCAATTCTGCCGCGTTGCCGAACTCTTCGACGAACAGTTTCTGTTCGACATCAGCAAGCGGGACCTCGAGCGCAAAAAGCCGCTCTCGCAACTGTGCCTGCGCAACGTGGTGCCTGCCGGTTTCATCCGCCCGCGCCTGACGGCTGCACGCAGTACCGTGCTGTTTTCCGCGACGTTGAGCCCGCGTCATTACTATGGGGATCTCCTCGGGACGCCGGCGAACACGGTGTGGATCGATGTCGAATCACCGTTTCACGCTGACCAGTTGAAGGTCCATATCGTCAGTCAGATATCCACGCGGTTCGTTCATCGGCAATCGTCCCTGGCGCCGATCGTCGAGCTGATTGCCCGGCAGTTCAGTCAACGCCCCGGCAACTACCTGGCGTTTTTCAGCAGCTTCGATTACTTGCAGCAAGTGGCGCAGTTGCTGGCCGAAAAACACCCGCACATCACTGTGTGGGCGCAATCGCGGGGCATGGGAGAGGCCCGGCGACAGGATTTTCTCGATCAATTCACCGCGCACAGCCAGGGAGTCGGCTTCGCAGTGCTGGGCGGGGCATTTGGCGAAGGCATCGACTTGCCCGGCGCGCGGTTGATCGGTGCATTCATCGCCACCTTGGGCCTGGCGCAACTCAACCCGGTCAATGAACAGTTGAAACATCGCATGGCCGCGATTTTCGGTGCCGGTTATGACTACACCTACCTGTTTCCCGGCGTGCAGAAAGTGGTGCAGGCCGCAGGGCGAGTGATCCGCACCCAGCAGGATGAGGGGGTGGTGATGTTGATCGATGACCGGTTTGGCGACAGCAAGGTCAAGCAACTGCTGCCGCGCTGGTGGTCGGTTGCTTCGGCGATTTCGCTCTCGGCGGAGTAG